One Gossypium raimondii isolate GPD5lz chromosome 3, ASM2569854v1, whole genome shotgun sequence genomic window carries:
- the LOC105795848 gene encoding uncharacterized protein LOC105795848: MSKCKFWLREETFLGHVVSAKGIQVDPRKIEVVLVWKQLKNISEISSFLGVAGYYQSIAFDHQTDGQSKRVIKILKDMLQSCVIDFRGSWEDFLSLAEFAYNNSFQSSIQMAPYEALYGRKFRTPLCWTMLGERLYQILKHVGPVAYQLELSPELDRIHNMFYVSMLRRYRSDPSHVVSVEEIEVRLDLTFEELVQILNRDIKVLRRKSIPLVKVLWRNHGTEEATWESEDSMCQQYPSLFG, encoded by the exons ATGAgcaaatgtaaattttggttaCGGGAAGAAACATTTCTAGGGCACGTAGTTTCTGCTAAAgggattcaagttgatcctAGGAAGATTGAGGTTGTGCTTGTTTGGAAACAGCTTAAGAATATTTCTGAAATTAGTAGTTTTTTGGGTGTTGCGGGTTACTATCAAAG TATTGCGTTCGATcatcagaccgatggtcagtctaAAAGGGTGATTAAGATACTGAAGGATATGCTTCAAAGCtgtgtgattgattttcgaggtagttgggaggattttCTATCATTAGCTGAGTTCGCTTACAACAATAGTTTCCAGTCtagcattcagatggcaccttacgaggctctCTACGGTCGTAAGTTTCGTACTCCGCTATGCTGGACTATGTTGGGTGAGCG GTTGTATCAGATTCTGAAGCATGTGGGACCGGTTGCTTACCAGTTAGAGCTATCTCCAGAGTTGGACCGTATCCATAATATGTTTTACGTCTCGATGTTGAGGCGGTATCGATCTGATCCATCTCATGTTGTCtctgttgaggagatcgaggttagacTGGACTTGACGTTTGAGGAGTTGGTTCAGATTTTGAATCGAGATATTAAGGTTCTGAGGAGGAAGTCCATACCGTTGGTAAAGGTTTTGTGGCGAAATCATGGCACTGAGGAAGCTACATGGGAATCTGAGGACTCGATGTGTCAACAATATCCTTCTTTATTCGGataa